A stretch of DNA from Candidatus Obscuribacterales bacterium:
AGCGGCATCTATGTCTGCAATGACGACATGAGCGCCCTCGGAAGCCAGCTTACTGGCGATATGGAGACCAATCTCCTTCGCCCCACCGGTGACAATAGCTACCTTTCCCTCTAATCTCATAATGTTGTTCCTTTTATGCGTAATTTAAACCACGGTGTCCAGGTGATCGGCGGATTACTCTTCCTGTCGGTCATCACTTCAACTACCACCGGAGCGTCGGTCTTCAGAGCCCTCACACGGGTGGGAACGAAATCCTCGGGCCTCTCCACACGGATCCCCACACACCCTATATTCTCGGCAATCTTTTCAACGCAGGCCTCCACCTCTTCTTTACTGGTAATAGAGGCGGCGGGCACTGGCCTGCATTTCCTCCTACCGGAGATCGGCCAGTGCGGTGAGAGCCCCGCTGATGCGAACCCTTCAGCTAGGTCCTTCCCTATACCCCCCGCTCCCCCGGCTATCACTACATGCTTTGCTTCAACGCTGAACAGTTCACCCTGATCATGCTTCATTGTTCTTTCTCCTATTAGAGATTCTTTCAGCGATGATCGGATAGAGAATGGAGACAAGGGAGAGCACAAGCAGCACCACAGAGATGGGACGCGTAAAGAAGGGAGTTACATCGCCTCCTGTCGACATGGTGGCTAAGCGCCAGTTTTTCTCGATAATGTCGGTAAGAATATATCCCAGTACAATTGGAGCGAGGGGAATGTCGTTCTTTACGAATATGTAGCCTAGGACACCGAAGACCAGCAGGACCCACATGTCAAAGACGCGGTTGTTCAGAGAGAAGACACCGATGACGCACATCATCATGATGGTCGGAAGCAGGAAATGCTTGGGTACCTGGATCATGCGGGCGAGCTTTCTCATCAGCCCACCCTCTATGAAATACATCA
This window harbors:
- a CDS encoding SDR family NAD(P)-dependent oxidoreductase, which encodes MRLEGKVAIVTGGAKEIGLHIASKLASEGAHVVIADIDAAAAEEAAAGITRASGREAAGMGVDVTDERQVEALIAFAV
- a CDS encoding tripartite tricarboxylate transporter permease, producing the protein MYFIEGGLMRKLARMIQVPKHFLLPTIMMMCVIGVFSLNNRVFDMWVLLVFGVLGYIFVKNDIPLAPIVLGYILTDIIEKNWRLATMSTGGDVTPFFTRPISVVLLVLSLVSILYPIIAERISNRRKNNEA